A window of the Schistocerca serialis cubense isolate TAMUIC-IGC-003099 unplaced genomic scaffold, iqSchSeri2.2 HiC_scaffold_661, whole genome shotgun sequence genome harbors these coding sequences:
- the LOC126449155 gene encoding DNA translocase FtsK 1-like, which yields MDRQTTSDADQAYLPTADSNHRDREFILMNKIAHGGSYPGRDDDLAAMITSGNIRKAAALPSSGKQESGVPPRASPVAPQKIAVPATAASKGVAPLDSTTQEVDAPPVAPLAPMQQEEPLVSLVDAPSCAGDIPAVWTGAKTAQEATEMEVIDLPDANLAEAIAEAESRDADHDDARAPRKRRAVTHDDSDTHSSTSDSARPRKKAPRASRAAAAAAGRAGASAAKAPHPTRTQQPTATVAAARQPDEDGFVAPPRRHTAKAAALQPPQPLPTTNAFAGANVDEMEDDEAPLAPPQRKPPPPPPIVVQWDGEYRNFEQKLVRGAGTSSEAEVLLLERCTLPPASLPPPRAGYSARAITMESYSRRLRLPRLRPRGQQLSWPRLTRGLPVHAGVAGAQGVPPVPQRNRLSPTLRRSSGNQPALRHGCSRTLSPRGSQRHQRGPSQPPLWRRSPQRHPASPLHQKQQLSSDRFCDR from the exons ATGGACCGACAAACGACTAGTGACGCTGACCAGGCATACCTGCCCACCGCTGACTCGAACCACCGTGACCGAGAGTTCATCCTCATGAACAAGATCGCTCACGGGGGCTCTTACCCCGGTCGAGATGACGACTTGGCGGCCATGATTACCTCCGGAAATATCCGGAAAGCCGCTGCACTACCGAGCTCGGGGAAGCAAGAATCGGGCGTGCCACCGAGAGCCTCGCCGGTCGCACCGCAAAAAATTGCGGTCCCGGCGACGGCGGCCTCGAAGGGAGTTGCGCCGCTGGACTCGACCACCCAAGAGGTCGATGCTCCCCCGGTTGCCCCACTGGCCCCGATGCAACAAGAAGAACCCCTTGTCTCGCTAGTAGACGCGCCGTCCTGCGCTGGGGACATCCCTGCGGTCTGGACGGGCGCTAAGACAGCGCAAGAGGCTACTGAGATGGAGGTCATCGACCTCCCAGACGCGAACCTTGCCGAGGCAATCGCCGAGGCAGAAAGTCGTGATGCAGACCATGACGACGCCCGTGCGCCCAGGAAGCGCCGGGCCGTGACACACGACGACTCAGACACACACTCCTCGACCTCTGACTCTGCAAGGCCGAGGAAGAAGGCACCCAGAGCCTCCCGCGCTGCCGCTGCAGCTGCTGGGAGGGCTGGTGCTAGTGCCGCCAAGGCACCACACCCAACGAGGACGCAGCAGCCCACTGCGACAGTCGCTGCCGCCAGGCAGCCTGATGAGGACGGCTTTGTTGCCCCACCTAGGAGGCACACCGCCAAGGCTGCCGCACTGCAGCCACCGCAGCCGCTGCCGACCACAAATGCGTTCGCAGGGGCGAACGTAGATGAGATGGAGGACGACGAGGCGCCCCTGGCGCCGCCACAGAGGAAGCCGCCGCCCCCACCACCCAtcgtcgtccaatgggacggcgAGTACAGAAACTTCGAGCAAAAGCTCGTCAG AGGGGCCGGAACCAGCAGCGAGGCAGAGGTGCTCCTTCTAGAAAGGTGCACCCTACCACCAGCTTCGCTGCCGCCACCAAGAGCGGGCTACAGCGCTCGGGCCATCACGATGGAGAGTTACAGCAGACGTCTGCGCCTTCCACGGCTCCGCCCGAGAGGGCAGCAGCTCTCGTGGCCGCGCCTGACGCGCGGGCTGCCCGTCCACGCAGGCGTCGCCGGCGCGCAGGGCGTGCCACCCGTGCCGCAGCGCAACAGACTGTCACCGACACTCCGCCGCAGCAGCGGCAACCAGCCCGCGCTGCGCCACGGCTGCAGCCGGACACTGTCACCCCGCGGCAGTCAACGCCACCAGAGAGGCCCCAGCCAACCGCCCCTGTGGCGGAGGTCGCCCCAGCGACATCCGGCGTCTCCTCTGCACCAGAAGCAGCAGCTGAGCTCCGATCGCTTCTGCGATCGTTGA